The genomic interval TCCATGGCCGGAATCCTGTTTCTCGTCGTGGCCCTCATCTTTATCCCGTATGGAGTCGCGGCTCACCGCCTGTATCTGAATGCTCCGGATGTCATCGTATAGCACCTTTTGCTTGAAACGCTTCTCTCAAAGTCCTTTCTAATTCCCAGGTTTTTTCCCCCGGCCCGGTGCCCCTTTTCGCTGGCATGCTTCTTGAAAACATCCTCCCAGATCAGTTTGGAGGTGTGTCCATGAGCATCCGTTTCGGCGCGGGAGCCGCGCTTTTTTTGTTCTGTTTTTTGCCCGCCGGGCAGGTCCGGGCGGAAGGGTTTGCATCGTGCCAGAGCTTGAAACAAAAGGCTGGTGCGCAGGAAATCGACTGGTGCCAGATCGGCGGCGAAAACGTTTTCTTCGTCAACGGAAGCTGGAAAAAAGCCGCGGCGAGCGGTATCCGTTATTCGGAACGCGCGCAGGCGGCGGGACGCATCCTCGAGCGGTTCGAGAGGCCCGATTTTTTTGCCGGTACCGCGTAATCTCTCAGGCTTGAATGTGTTCCTGCCGATAATTCTCCGAAAGCCCCCCTCGTAAGGAGGAACCTTTGGCAACAGCACCGACCCGCGAAAAAATTTTTCTTCAAGAACCTGAACTCAAACTTTCTTCATCTCTGTACGGCCTTAGGCGTACGCCGTACGCCTTGATTTTTTTGATCAGCCTCGCCGCCGGCGCTCTCGGCGGTTTTGCCGCAGGATTCTTTTTTGCGCCGAAACCCCATGCCCGCGCGGACGCGGAAGGTCCCGTGGAAACGATGCGCGAATGGGTTTTGCGCGACAACAAGGGAAAGCCGCAAGGCATTCTCGGTTTGAACAATGGGCGCTGGACTTTTTCCTGGGGCGCCCCCGGCCGCGATTCCAAGCTCATGCTCGAAACCTCCGAGCAGGGAACTCCTGTCCTTCAGCTCATTGATTCGGCCGGCCATGCCCGCGTCCTGCTGGGCGGACTGCCGGGAGGAAGCGAGGGCCTGCGTATTTCCGAAGCGCAAGGTTCGGAAGGCCTCGATCTCTCGGTTTCGCCGGACGGAAATCCTGTCTTGCGCATGAACCAGGAAGAACAGGGGGCGCGTGTGAAGCTGGGCATTTCTTCGGACGGCACCAAAGGGCTTTTCTTTTACCGGGACCAGGACGATCCGGATGCGGTCTTCATGCAGGCGGGAAACGAACCGCCGGTGGTCGGCACGCCCGAGGCCCATTATCAGAAGCGGCTGCCGAGCTTGAATGAAGCCGTGCGCACCGCACAGCAAAAGGCCGCTCCGCAGAAGATCGAAACCATACGCGGGATTTTTTCCGATACCGTGGAACACTGCGAAAGCGGCGTGATGTGTTGAGAAAGGCCTGACATGAAGTCCTTTGTTTCTCTCGTGCTTTTCGCCGCGATGCTGAGCCTGGCGCCCCGCGGCGCCAAGGCGGACCAATCGGAAGAATGGATGAAGAAGGCGGCTCGGGCGACGACGGAAGTCGCGCGCGGAAATCCTCAGGGCGCGGCCTATCAAATGGCCCCCCGCGCCACGGCACAGCTTCCCGCCCATGCCCAGGTGGTTGCAGGTCCCGGAGGCGCGGGCGTCCGTCAGCCCATCGCCCACGTTCAAGCCGGCCCCGTCCAGGTCTCCGGCTACTACAATGCCTACACGACCAATCTTGGCCTCGGCAGGCAGGGGAAACCCGGCGTTGCCCAGAATGTCCAGGTGGGAGCGGCCGCGCCCTACGTTTCCAATACCACGGTTTTCACGCCTCCGGCGGTCAGGCCGAAAAAGAAGGAATCTGCTCCAGCCTGAATCCCGCGGGTATACTTTTAAAAGGAGGAACGCATGAAAGTTCGAGACGTCCTCAAAGAGAAAGGCACCCAGGTCTGGACCATCGTGGAACATGAGCCTCTTCCCAAGGCCGTGCGCCAGCTCGTCGAGCACAACATCGGGGCGCTGATCGTTCTAGACGCCGGCAATCGCATCGCCGGGATAATCTCCGAGCGCGACATCATGCGCGAATGCCACCGCAACCTCAAAGGTCTGGACACGACACCCGTCAGTAAGATCATGACCCGGAAGGTGATCATCGGAAGTCTGGAGGACGATCTCGATTACCTCATGGGCATCATGACCAAGAACCGCGTCCGCCACATTCCCATTCTCGATAAGGACGAAATCGCAGGCATGGTCTCGATCGGGGATTTGGTCAAAGCCAAGCTCAAAGACTCCCAGTACGAAAACCAGCAGTTGAAAGAATATTTCTACGGCCAGTAGATTTTTCCCCAGCAGAGGCCTACATGCTCTCGAGAGGGCCTTGTGCGTTCAAACCTTTGGGGACAGGTATAAAGACCTGTCCCCGTCCATACGACGTAAATAATTTCCCTGACACAAGTGATTGGTTTTGCATCCCTTGCAATCTGCTAACCCCCTTAAATACCGGCATTTGAGAGTTTAAAAACTTGAAAAAGAAGTAGGCGGCGGGTACCTTTTAAAGCAAAGGGGAGGGGAGACGCATGCCTCATCAGCGCGCGGGTAGGAAGAGTCTTTGGCGGATCGGGGAGATCATGCTGCAAAAGCAATGGATCACCTGGTCTCAGCTTGCCGCTGCCCTGTCGAACCAGGTCATCCGCAAAGAACTCATCGGCGAGATCCTGATCGACGAAAAGGCCATCACCCGCCAGCAGGTCCTGAAAGCGCTCGCCATCCAATGCGGCGTTCCCTTCATCCAGCTCGACACGCTCAGCATCGAACCTCAGGCGCTCGGCGCGGTCCCCGTTCATCTCGTCTACCAATACCGCTTCATGCCGGTCGAGCTCGGGCAAAAATATTTGACCATCGCGGTTTCCAATCCGCTGAATGTTTTTTTGCTCGTCCTGCTGTCCAAGATGACGAACCTCGAAGAAATCCGCCTGGTTGTAGCCACGGCTGAAGATATCCAGAAGGCCATCCAGCATTACTATAAAGATCCCGTGCTTTACGCCGCCTAGATGACGCTTGAATTAACTCCGCGTCCCTTCTAAAATTGAGCCCCATGAAAAACAGTTTCCGGGTTTTTGCCGTCGGCCTGCTCCTTCCGTTTTTATGTTCCTGCGCGCATGGGGGGCAGGGGCGCGCTTATGACGCCGTGCTCCGCGTCACGCCCATCCGCGTAAAGCCGATCGAAAAGGGCGCCAGCATCGACGCCATTGAGCAAAAGCTCGAGAACGAAGGCTGGCCCACGGCGGTCGTGGTGTTCCGGGTGGACAAGGTCGTGTCCGGGGAATTCAATAAAGTGAAAGTGCGCAACGCCTCGCGCTGGGATCAGGCGCGCGAAGCGGGGAAGAACAAGAATATTTTGAAAATCCTGACGCTGGATTTCGACAAGCCCGAGGAAATCCAGGATCAGGAATGGATCAGCGTGGCGGTCACCAATCCCATCGAGTCTTTCGGGATCCATTCGTGGGAGCAGCCGGAAAAAAAATCGGGCAGAATTTATCTCAAGCGCGTTCCGGAGCAGCCTGGGACGTTTGTCATGGTCAAATACCGCGGTTAGGAGGCGTTATGAAAGTGAAAATCGAAACCACCCTGGGGGACATCCAGGCCGAGTTGTTTCAGGACAAGGCCCCGAAAACCGTGGCCAACTTCGAGAAGCTCGCGCGCAAAGGCTTTTACGACGGCATCATCTTCCACCGCGTCATCCCAAATTTCATGATCCAGACCGGCGATCCGACCGGAACGGGAACGGGCGGTCCCGGATATCAGTTCGAAGACGAATTTTCCCCCCAGCTCCGGCACGACGCCCCGGGCGTTTTTTCCATGGCCAATGCGGGCCCGAACACGAACGGCAGCCAGTTTTTCATTACCGATGCGGCGACTCCCTGGCTGGACAACCGCCATTCGGTGTTCGGCAAGGTCACCGAGGGCATGGACATCGTCAAGAAAATCGCCCAGGCGCCGCGCGATGCGCGTGACAAACCCCTCCAAAAAGTAAGCATGAAGAAAGTCACGATCCTCGATTAAGACGCCCCGGCGAACGCCGATAGATACCGTAGGCGGTCCCCTTGTCGCATGGACGGGGACAGGTCTTTAGACCTGTCCCCAAGTTTTGAGTGCATGACTCTCCTGCGTGCAAGAAAGCGTCTGCCGCAAAAAGGAAACTTCTCATGCGTAAAACTAAAATCGTGGCCACCGTCGGTCCCGCTTGCCGGGACGAAAAGATCATGCGGGCGCTTATCCGTGAAGGCGTGGATGTCGTGCGCATCAACGCCTCCCATACGACGGTGCAGGGCCTGTGCGAATGGATCGTCTTCGTCCGCAGCGTGGCAGCTTCCCTCAAGAAAGATCTTCCGATCCTCGTGGATTTGCAGGGCCCGCGCGTCAGGACGGGACAGCTCCGCGAAAAGCGGCCGCTTCTTCTGCGGAGCGGGGACGAAGTCCTCATGACCGTTTCTTCGGCCCCGGGCGCGGAAGGCATCATCACCACGACCTGCCGCGAATTGCCGCTCATGGTGAAAAAAGGCGACGCCGTGCTTTTGGACAACGGACTCATGCGCCTCAAGGTGCTGGGAAAAGCCGGAAAAACGGTGCAGCTGCGCGTCCTTGCCGGCGGCCTCCTCGGAGAAAACAAAGGCATCAATCTTCCTCAGGCGCCCGTGACGCTTCCGGCGCTTACGCCGAAAGACAAGGTCGCGCTGAAGGCCGCGGCGGCCATGGGCGTTTCTTACGTGGCGCTGTCGTTCGTGCGCAGCCGCGACGACGTTGAGACGGTCAAAGCTTTCCTCAAAAAACGCCGGAGCACGATCCCCGTCATCGCGAAAATCGAAAAGCCCCGCGCCGTCACGCATATCGGCGACATCCTTTCGGCTGCGGACGGCATCATGGTGGCGCGCGGCGACCTCGGCATCGAGCTGGGGGTCGAGCGCGTTCCCGCGATCCAGAAAGAACTCATCGAACGCTCGAACGCGTACGGCGTGCCGGTCATCACGGCCACGCAGATGCTGGAATCCATGATGGACAAGACCACGCCCTCGCGCGCCGAAGTGTCGGACATCGCCAATGCGGTCTTCGACGGCACGGACGCGGTCATGCTGTCCGGCGAAACCGCGGTGGGAAAATTTCCCGTGGAGACCGTGCGCATGATGGCGCGGATCATCGTGGAAGCGGAACGGCGCGCGCAGCAGCGCGTGGGGGAGCCGGGGGGCGGCGACAGATTCAGCACCGCGGCGCGTTCGATCGCGCACGCGGCTTATCACGCGGCCGAAGAAATGAAGGCCAAGGCCATCGTGGCTTTCACGGTCTCGGGAAAAACCGCGCTGCTGGTTTCGAAGCTGCGTCCCGAAGTGCCGGTCATCGCGATGGCGTCTTCAGAGAAAGTCGCGCTGCGCCTCCAGCTCCTGCGCGGTGTTTATCCTCTCACGA from Verrucomicrobiia bacterium carries:
- a CDS encoding CBS domain-containing protein, which gives rise to MKVRDVLKEKGTQVWTIVEHEPLPKAVRQLVEHNIGALIVLDAGNRIAGIISERDIMRECHRNLKGLDTTPVSKIMTRKVIIGSLEDDLDYLMGIMTKNRVRHIPILDKDEIAGMVSIGDLVKAKLKDSQYENQQLKEYFYGQ
- a CDS encoding peptidylprolyl isomerase; its protein translation is MKVKIETTLGDIQAELFQDKAPKTVANFEKLARKGFYDGIIFHRVIPNFMIQTGDPTGTGTGGPGYQFEDEFSPQLRHDAPGVFSMANAGPNTNGSQFFITDAATPWLDNRHSVFGKVTEGMDIVKKIAQAPRDARDKPLQKVSMKKVTILD
- the pyk gene encoding pyruvate kinase, which translates into the protein MRKTKIVATVGPACRDEKIMRALIREGVDVVRINASHTTVQGLCEWIVFVRSVAASLKKDLPILVDLQGPRVRTGQLREKRPLLLRSGDEVLMTVSSAPGAEGIITTTCRELPLMVKKGDAVLLDNGLMRLKVLGKAGKTVQLRVLAGGLLGENKGINLPQAPVTLPALTPKDKVALKAAAAMGVSYVALSFVRSRDDVETVKAFLKKRRSTIPVIAKIEKPRAVTHIGDILSAADGIMVARGDLGIELGVERVPAIQKELIERSNAYGVPVITATQMLESMMDKTTPSRAEVSDIANAVFDGTDAVMLSGETAVGKFPVETVRMMARIIVEAERRAQQRVGEPGGGDRFSTAARSIAHAAYHAAEEMKAKAIVAFTVSGKTALLVSKLRPEVPVIAMASSEKVALRLQLLRGVYPLTMVYSKSTDSMVHKADQAVISMGFMRRGDYAVLVSGKQALPAARFMAKIHCVGDH